GGAAAACGGCGATATTGACAATGGGGTGTATGAAAGTTACCTCAAACTACGAAGAGAAGCATGGCATTATACCACTTCAGTGCAGGAAAAAAGGAAACAAGAGAAATCATTTTCAAAAATGGTTAAAAAAGCAAAGAACAATCCTTTTAATAAGTACTGATTTTAGTTGAAAACAAGTAATATTGAGCCTCTGGGTGAAACCACCCGGAGGCTTTGTTGGTTCGCTTACACATTCTAAAAGAAAGGATCAACTCCTTTCGATAATAAAATCGAAAGATAATGCGTTTCTGTGGGTAGCTTACCCGTAGTTTCTCGCTGTAACACCGCCAAGTCGCCAAAGACGAATTGGCTATAAAAATTAATATATGAATAAACAAATTAGCTCCGTACAGTTCTGTATAGTTATAAGAAATTGGGCCAGTCAACAGATCAAAAAGATTAACATTATGACGCAGATAGAAAGATTCTTCTTATTACTATTCTTCATCATTTTTTGGGGATGTAAAAAGGAAGATTACGTTCCACCGGTAGATTACCCAGACATTGAATTAAATAGTGATTACTGGGGAATTGATACAATCAATAAAATTATTGTTTACAACGGCAATTCAACGACAATAAATAATGGAGAATTAGTTATTGGAAATATTGTTTTGGATGTTGAAACAAATGATAAAACAATTTCAGAGGGTAAGGCATATCGTGCTTACTATTCAGAAGAGGTTTTCAATCTGTTTTATACAGAACTACCAATTGTAACAATAGGTACCAATGACGTTGAAATAATAGATGAACCCAAAATTGGCGGTTCGTTAAAAATACTCGAAAGAGATAAAGAAACATATAATTCGCTTATTGGAGTTGAATTAAGAGGTAGTGCATCTCAAACATACCCCAAAAAAAGCTATAGCATGGAGTTGTGGAAAGATGATATGGGGGATTCAGAAGAAAAAGCATCTTTACTGGGAATGCGGGTTGATGACGACTGGATACTAGACGGAATGTGGAATGAACCGAATAGGATTAGAGATTTTACATCGCATGAACTATGGCTGGAAATAGGAAGAGTGCAAAATGCCAATAAAAAAACAAAACTTGGGATAAATAGAAAATACTGTGAATTGTTTGAAAATGGTAGATACAAAGGAGTTTATTACCTTGGTGAAAAGATCGACAGAAAACAGCTCGATCTAGAAAAGTATACCGATCAAATAGAAGGTGAATTGTACAAAGGCTATACCTGGGCGGGTGGTGTAACTTATACTGGACTCGTAGACTATGCTAATACTAGCAAGGAGTGGAATGGGTATGAGGCCAAATATCCTGATGATATTGGTTCTCTCGATTGGTCAAATCTATTCAATCATGTCGACTTTGTTTTAAATAGTTCTCAATCAGAATTCAATGCTGAGATTACTTCAAGAATTGACATGGAAAATGCGATCGATTATTACATCTTTCTAAATTTAATTTTTGCAGCTGATAATACAGGCAAGAACATGTATACCTGCAAATTTGATAAGTCATCATTGTATTTTTTCGTAGCATGGGATATGGATGGTTCATTTGGGA
The genomic region above belongs to uncultured Sunxiuqinia sp. and contains:
- a CDS encoding CotH kinase family protein, producing the protein MTQIERFFLLLFFIIFWGCKKEDYVPPVDYPDIELNSDYWGIDTINKIIVYNGNSTTINNGELVIGNIVLDVETNDKTISEGKAYRAYYSEEVFNLFYTELPIVTIGTNDVEIIDEPKIGGSLKILERDKETYNSLIGVELRGSASQTYPKKSYSMELWKDDMGDSEEKASLLGMRVDDDWILDGMWNEPNRIRDFTSHELWLEIGRVQNANKKTKLGINRKYCELFENGRYKGVYYLGEKIDRKQLDLEKYTDQIEGELYKGYTWAGGVTYTGLVDYANTSKEWNGYEAKYPDDIGSLDWSNLFNHVDFVLNSSQSEFNAEITSRIDMENAIDYYIFLNLIFAADNTGKNMYTCKFDKSSLYFFVAWDMDGSFGNDWKGERIDRTNLLLSNGLYDKLLNFPSFRDELKERWSELRINALTTERLIKRFIDNSDYLERNAIYKREALIPEITQNYSDTEIDYIQSWIERRVLFLDGYFSGL